The genomic region TGAGAGAGTCTGATATCCTTGCAATTATTTAAAAAATTAAAAAATGGCAAAAGAAATAAAATTTGATATTGAAGCAAGAGATGCCCTAAAAAGAGGTGTTGATGCTCTTGCAAATGCAGTGAAAGTTACGTTAGGGCCACAAGGCAGAAATGTTGTGATTGACAAGAAGTTTGGCGGTCCATCCATCACAAAAGATGGTGTATCTGTAGCTAAAGAAATAGAGCTAGAAGATACTATTGAAAACATGGGTGCTCAGATGGTAAAAGAAGTGGCTTCCAAAACAGCTGATATTGCTGGTGACGGAACAACTACTGCTACAGTTTTGGCTCAAGCAATTGTTTCTAACGGACTTAAAAACGTAGCTGCCGGAGCAAACCCTATGGATTTAAAAAGAGGTATTGACAAAGCAGTTGCTGTTGTTGTAGAAAACCTTAAAGCCCAGTCACAAGAAGTGGGTGACAGCATAGAAAAAATCCAACAAGTAGGTGCTATTTCCGCCAATAATGATAATGCTATCGGCTCACTAATTGCAGAAGCAATGGATAAAGTAAAGAAAGAAGGCGTTATCACTGTTGAAGAAGCTAAAGGAACGGACACTTACGTAGAAGTTGTAGAAGGCATGCAGTTTGACAGAGGGTACCTATCCCCTTACTTTGTTACTAATGCAGAGAAGATGCTTGCCGAAATGGAAAATCCATACATTCTTATTTACGACAAGAAAATTTCTAATATGAAGGATTTACTTCCTGTATTAGAACCAGCAGCACAGTCAGGAAAGCCATTATTAATAATCGCTGAAGATGTAGACGGTGAAGCACTCGCTACCTTAGTTGTAAATAAAATGAGAGGCTCTCTAAAGATTGCTGCTGTAAAAGCTCCAGGATTTGGAGACAGAAGAAAAGCAATGCTAGAAGATATTGCTATCCTAACAGGAGGAACTGTAATTTCTGAAGAAAGAGGGTTTAAACTCGAAAACGCTACACTAGATATGCTTGGAACAGCTGAAAAAGTGAGTATCGACAAAGACAATACGACAGTTGTAAATGGTGCTGGTGAAAAAGAAAATATTACAGCTCGCGTAAACCAAATCAAAGCTCAGATAGAGACTACTACTTCTGACTACGACAGAGAAAAACTACAAGAACGATTAGCGAAACTAGCTGGTGGTGTAGCGGTACTTTATGTAGGTGCTGCCTCTGAGGTTGAAATGAAAGAGAAAAAAGACCGTGTAGATGACGCACTTCACGCTACTAGAGCTGCTGTTGAAGAAGGTATTATTGCAGGTGGTGGAGTTGCTCTTGTAAGAGCTGCCGATTCCTTAAGCCAATTAAAAGGCGATAATGCTGACGAAAACACTGGTATTCAAATTGTAATAAGAGCTATAGAAGAGCCTTTGAGACAAATTGTGGCTAATGCCGGTAATGAAGGCTCAGTAGTTGTCTCTAAGGTAAAAGAAGGAAAAGCAGACTTTGGTTACAATGCTAAGAAAGAAAAATATGAAAATATGTTCGAAGCTGGTATAATTGACCCAACAAAAGTAACGCGAGTAGCTTTAGAAAATGCCGCCTCCGTAGCAGGCATGTTACTTACTACAGAATGTGTGCTTGCTGATATACCTGAAGATACTCCTCCAATGCCTCCAATGGGTGGCGGTGGTATGCCAGGAATGATGTAAGATTATATAATCATTAATAAAAAAAGGCTCAATTAAATTGAGCCTTTTTTTATTAATAACTTAAATAGGAGAACTCTTACCTTTCTAAAGTCATTCTTTTTTCTGCTGATCCATCACTATAGATATAAATTAAAGGCTGATTTTGTATGAATGGAACTCTTCTACCTTGTAAATCAAGAACATCTAATAATTCTCTTTTTTGAATATTAGATTTAATGACTTTATTATTATAGAAATATGAAATGCTATTAAAAAAATCAGAAAATATTGTGTCATTAATTACTATCGTATCACCAATCACATCAAAATCATCTATATCAGTGCCAGTAAATGTAGAGTTTTCTAATTCGGAAATTAATTCATTTAAATCATTACCGAAATTATTAGTTAGAAAATCAATGACGTCATCTAGACTCAAAAATTCAAGTTCGTCAGAGTCCGAATCATCTTCAAAATCTGAGTCGAAAGATAAATCATCACAATTGAAAAACAATTGTAAATCAGCATCATTAAATTCTCCATCGTTATTGAAATCAATTTGTGAAAGATTCTCGTATTCCTCAAACGAAATTATGAAATCTTGACCTCCACAATCAAAGGTGTAAGTCTCTTCTGCCTGAACTATTACTAGAGTGGTTAAAAAGGCAATTAATGAAAGGATTGGTTTTTTCATAGTCTAAATGTTTATAAATTAATAATTAAATTAAATCACAACAAATTTAGTCATTTAGCACATTAATGAAAAGAAGGTGTTATTTACAATCTTACCATTTCAAAGGTTTTTTTAACGCAATAAGTTAGTATATTACTAAAATTAATGATGACTCTTAGTCCTAAACACCTGTAAACTTAGATTTCCAAATAGAATAGTAGCAAACACCAAATGAGCCGTTTGTACTAAGCCAGGCATATTAAAGTGTGCTAAAAGAACACCTGACAACAATTCTATAAGAAGAATAGCATATAACCATCGAACAATTCGATACTTCTTGTTTCTTTCATTTTGGTAAGCAATGAACGTCAGTAAAACCAAAACAAACCACGAAAAACTACGATGAATGAAGAAAGGAACACTTAAATACTCCGTCCACTGTTCACGTCCAATACCCATACGCGTCAACTCATCAATAGACTCTCGAACTTGTGTGCCTAAAAACAATTGCACAACTGTAATTATAAAACACAGCCAAATCAAATTAAAATTCAGTTTATTAAACAAAAGATTATTCGATTGACTTGGAGCAACTAATCGAATTATATACAATTGAATAAAAATAATTAGTAAGGCAAAAAATAGATGAACTGTAATTGTCCAAGGCACCAAATTAGAGGCTACTACAATAGATCCAAACCAGGCCTGAAAGGCCATGAAAATAAGATTAATGAATGACAGAAACAGTAAAACCCTATGCTTTCTGTAAAATAAAACTATCCAAGCAAAAATGAAAAGCACCGAGTTACCTGCCAGAAAGCCAAACAATCGGTTAATGTATTCCGTCCATGTTTTGCGAACATTAAAGTCTTCTTCCTTTGTAAGGTTAGGATCATTTTGCATCTGAGTCGCCACATCGGACATGCCAATAGCAGACAAGAATTTCCCGAACTTTACTACTTTTTCTTGGCGTTGCTCCACGAATTTTTCTTTGTAATTATCTGGCACTTGACTAATATCAGTGGGAGGAATCCATTGATCAAAGCACTTAGGCCAATCGGGACAACCCATACCACTACCAGTAATTCGCACAAAGCTACCAGCAATAACCACCAAAAAAATGAGGACTAAAGCCAGCCAATTAAACCGAACAAAACGTTTAGAAAAATTCATTTAAAAATTAATGCGTGTCAATTTTCACTTGCTCAACAGCTTGCAGAATTTCTACTTCTACCGAACTTACAGTGTACAAACTATCCTTAAGTGTATTAATTAAATCAATCATAGCATACTCGCTTATTAAACTATTATCATAATCTACAACAGCCAGCTTACTTTCAAAATCTACTTCGGCCTTTACAACACCCTCTAATTTCTCAAGTTCCTCGTCAATGTAAGCTGCACAGCCAACCTGACAGCTCATACCATCAATTATAAATTCAGCTTTTGCATCAGCTAAAGCCATAACTTCAGATTCAACATTCGAAGTAGTGTTTTGTCCACAGCTAACAAGAACTAAGATTGATAAGAGAGTTAAAAAGTTTTTGAACATAATTTTATATTTATAATAGGTTACAAAAATACTAACATATCTTCGCAAAAATTATTGTTTGTGTCATTATCTAACAAAAAAGTTTTTACGTGGCTTCTACTTATCCTGCTCGCCTTCATTTGGGGAAGCTCCTTTATTCTCATGAAAAAGGGACTTATTGTGTTTAATGACATTGAGGTTGCACAATTAAGAATGGGTATCGCATGGCTTAGTTTATTGCCCTTCGTTTGGAAAAAGATTGCTAAAATCGAGAAGCGTCACATATTGCCAATAATCATTGTAGGCTTGTTTGGAAACGGAATACCTGCCTTTTTATTTACCAAAGCACAAACGTATCTTGACAGTTCACTTGTTGGTATTTTGAATGCCTTAGTGCCTATATTCACATTTATAATTGCCGTTTTCTTATTCAAAAACAAAGTGAAAAGGAGTCAGGTATTAGGAATTATTATTGGACTTTGCGGAGCAGTATCGCTTATTGCATACGGAGGAGTGAATTTTGAAAACATGAACTATTCCTATTATGTCATTGCTGCGACATTGTGCTATGCCATAAGTTTAAACACCATCAAAAATTCATTGCAAGACATGTCTGCTATTGACATCTCTGGCTTGGCATTTTTTGTTATCGGACCATTCTGTTTGTTAGCACTCTATTTTTCAGACTTTAGTTACAAAATGGAAAACAGTGAAGATGCTCTTACAGCTTTTCTCTATATAGTTTTATTATCTACAATAGGCACTTCCATTGCTCTTGTTGCTTTTAATGTTTTAGTAAAGAATACAACGGCAATATTCGCTTCATCGGTAACATACCTCATTCCAATAGTTGCAATTTTTTGGGGCTTTGTGGACGGTGAAAATATTACGCTGAACCACTTCCTAAGTATAGGTATTATTTTAGGAGGCATCCACCTAGTAAACAAAGGGTAATTTTATTTTGCAAGTTGTTGATTAATTATTACATTTGCACCCCACAAAAAATAGTGGATTAAAAAAAACATTTAGAATGTATGCAATTGTAGAAATAGCAGGGCAACAATTCAAAGTTGAAAAAGACCAACAAATCTTTGTTCATCGTCTAGATAGCAAAGAAGGTTCTAAAGTTGAATTCGATAAAGTTTTATTGATTGACAATGGCGGAAAAATAAATGTTGGCGCCCCAGCTATCAGTGGTGCAAAAGTAACTGCAAAAGTGCTTGGCCACATGAAAGGTGACAAGGTAATTGTCTTCAAAAAGAAAAGGAGAAAGGGATACAAAGTGAAAAATGGTCACAGACAATCGTTTTCTCAAATTGAAATTCAAAGCATTGTTGAAAAAGGTGCTTCTGCCAAAAAAGCTACTCCAAAAGAAGAAGCTAAGCCAGTAGAAAAAAAGGCAACAGCAGCTAAAGCAACTGCCAAAAAAGATGCAGCTCCTAAAAAAGCAGCACCAAAAAAGGCAGTGGCAGCAAAGCCTAAAGCAGCAGCTAAAAAGCCTGCCGCTAAAAAAGCAACAACTGCTAAGAAGACAGCAGCTAAAAAAACTGACAAATAGTTTAACATATAAAAATCAAATACTATGGCTCATAAGAAAGGTGTAGGAAGTAGTAAGAACGGAAGAGAATCAGAAAGTAAACGACTTGGCGTGAAGATATTCGGTGGTCAAGGTGCTATTGCTGGAAACATTATCGTTCGTCAAAGAGGAACTAAGCATCATCCAGGTGAAAATGTTGGTATTGGTAAAGACCATACTCTTTTCGCATTAACCGA from Flavobacteriales bacterium harbors:
- the groL gene encoding chaperonin GroEL (60 kDa chaperone family; promotes refolding of misfolded polypeptides especially under stressful conditions; forms two stacked rings of heptamers to form a barrel-shaped 14mer; ends can be capped by GroES; misfolded proteins enter the barrel where they are refolded when GroES binds), producing MAKEIKFDIEARDALKRGVDALANAVKVTLGPQGRNVVIDKKFGGPSITKDGVSVAKEIELEDTIENMGAQMVKEVASKTADIAGDGTTTATVLAQAIVSNGLKNVAAGANPMDLKRGIDKAVAVVVENLKAQSQEVGDSIEKIQQVGAISANNDNAIGSLIAEAMDKVKKEGVITVEEAKGTDTYVEVVEGMQFDRGYLSPYFVTNAEKMLAEMENPYILIYDKKISNMKDLLPVLEPAAQSGKPLLIIAEDVDGEALATLVVNKMRGSLKIAAVKAPGFGDRRKAMLEDIAILTGGTVISEERGFKLENATLDMLGTAEKVSIDKDNTTVVNGAGEKENITARVNQIKAQIETTTSDYDREKLQERLAKLAGGVAVLYVGAASEVEMKEKKDRVDDALHATRAAVEEGIIAGGGVALVRAADSLSQLKGDNADENTGIQIVIRAIEEPLRQIVANAGNEGSVVVSKVKEGKADFGYNAKKEKYENMFEAGIIDPTKVTRVALENAASVAGMLLTTECVLADIPEDTPPMPPMGGGGMPGMM
- a CDS encoding COX15/CtaA family protein, whose translation is MNFSKRFVRFNWLALVLIFLVVIAGSFVRITGSGMGCPDWPKCFDQWIPPTDISQVPDNYKEKFVEQRQEKVVKFGKFLSAIGMSDVATQMQNDPNLTKEEDFNVRKTWTEYINRLFGFLAGNSVLFIFAWIVLFYRKHRVLLFLSFINLIFMAFQAWFGSIVVASNLVPWTITVHLFFALLIIFIQLYIIRLVAPSQSNNLLFNKLNFNLIWLCFIITVVQLFLGTQVRESIDELTRMGIGREQWTEYLSVPFFIHRSFSWFVLVLLTFIAYQNERNKKYRIVRWLYAILLIELLSGVLLAHFNMPGLVQTAHLVFATILFGNLSLQVFRTKSHH
- a CDS encoding heavy-metal-associated domain-containing protein — its product is MFKNFLTLLSILVLVSCGQNTTSNVESEVMALADAKAEFIIDGMSCQVGCAAYIDEELEKLEGVVKAEVDFESKLAVVDYDNSLISEYAMIDLINTLKDSLYTVSSVEVEILQAVEQVKIDTH
- a CDS encoding DMT family transporter, which gives rise to MSLSNKKVFTWLLLILLAFIWGSSFILMKKGLIVFNDIEVAQLRMGIAWLSLLPFVWKKIAKIEKRHILPIIIVGLFGNGIPAFLFTKAQTYLDSSLVGILNALVPIFTFIIAVFLFKNKVKRSQVLGIIIGLCGAVSLIAYGGVNFENMNYSYYVIAATLCYAISLNTIKNSLQDMSAIDISGLAFFVIGPFCLLALYFSDFSYKMENSEDALTAFLYIVLLSTIGTSIALVAFNVLVKNTTAIFASSVTYLIPIVAIFWGFVDGENITLNHFLSIGIILGGIHLVNKG
- the rplU gene encoding 50S ribosomal protein L21 — translated: MYAIVEIAGQQFKVEKDQQIFVHRLDSKEGSKVEFDKVLLIDNGGKINVGAPAISGAKVTAKVLGHMKGDKVIVFKKKRRKGYKVKNGHRQSFSQIEIQSIVEKGASAKKATPKEEAKPVEKKATAAKATAKKDAAPKKAAPKKAVAAKPKAAAKKPAAKKATTAKKTAAKKTDK
- the rpmA gene encoding 50S ribosomal protein L27; the protein is MAHKKGVGSSKNGRESESKRLGVKIFGGQGAIAGNIIVRQRGTKHHPGENVGIGKDHTLFALTDGIVQFTKKSNNRSYVSVDPIN